From Cystobacter fuscus DSM 2262:
CATCCACTGCCCGTGGAGGGTGATGCAGTTGCGCATGATCCACGGGTAGGGCAGGTCCAGGCCCGCCCCTCCCCAGCATCCCCACACCCCCTGTCGCCCCCTCCAAGGAGGGCGGACCAGGCAGGCGTGTACCCCAAGGGGGCTCCACCCAGAGTGCACCGGCATGGCTCACACCTCGTGGGCTCCCCTCCGAGGCCTTCCTCTGCCCCTCTGCTCCCCCCGCTGCCCTCGACATTGCCCCCATTCCTCTTATGCGCGGCGGACAGCTCGCCCTCGTCCTGGAGGAGGAGCGCCGCTACGGCAATGAAGTCTACGCCGTCTGGCCGCAGAACAAACACCTGCCCTCGAAGGTGCGCGCCGCCATCGACGTGCTCGTCGCGCGCATCCCGGAGCGGCTGTCGAGTGCCACCCGTCCGCGCGAGGTGCCCGCCAGACTTTCTCAGGGCACGGAGATCGTCAGATCGACGCCCGTGTAGGCCGAGTACCCCTTGAGCATGACGTAGTACGTGCCCGCCTGGCTCTGGGTGAGAGTACACCGCTCGCTGTTGCCCGAGAGATAGGGGCGGCAGTCGTACGCGGTGGAGGTGGGGGCCGAGCCGAACTTCACGTAGAGGTCGACGTTACCCGTACTCCCTCCCTCGCCCGGTGACACGGTGACGGTCACCGCCTGCCCGGCCGCCGCGTTGTACGAGAAGAACTGCTCGGAGATTGAGGCACCCGAGAGGTTCGGGAAGACATACGCGCCCACGGGCGGTGTGAACGATGCCTTGAGGGAGACTCCCGAGTAGGCGGAGAAGCTCCGCAGGATGATGTAGTAGACGCCGGCACTCGGCGTGGGGAAGGTGCAGGACTCGGTGTTGCCGCCCAGATAGGGCCGGCAGTCGAACGACGACGTGGTCGGCGCCGAGCCGAACTTGACGTACAGGTCCACGTCACCCGTGCCTCCGGAGGTCTCCACCTTCAGGTGGGTGGCGCCAACTGGCACGGAGATCGAATAGGTGCAGCTCACGCTGCCCGAGGCGCCTGAGAGGCCGGTGAGCGCGGTGCCGTTGGCCAGCGGAGGGCACGGCGCGGGGACCACCCCGACGCCCACCGCCTGCCATGCCTGGGTGACGGAGGTCCTCATCCCCGAGCCCGTACCGTAGAGGGCGTCCGCGGCCAGCTCGGTGTAGGTCTTCGCCTGGGCGAGCGTGGTGCTGGCGGTGAAGTAGTCCGTATTGGCCTTGTAGAAGAGGCGCCCGGCCTTCTCGACGCCAATGCCCGTGACGGTGAGGGTGCTCCTGCCGCGCGGGTGTTTGCCGCCCTTGGACAGCAGCGTGAAGGCCAGATCGCTGATGCCCGCGAGGTCGTGAACGTCGGAAGGCAGGGGCGTGTAGTAGTCGAGCGCTCCATGCGCGGCCGGGTCGGCCATGCTGTAGACCGTGCCGCCGAGGGACGTGTCCTCGCCGATCTTCCAGATGTCCGCGCCCGTGGACCAGGTACCCGTCGTCCAGCTCTCGCAGACGGCGGCGAGGATGTTGGACAGGCTCTCGTTGAGGCCGCCGGGCTCGCCCGAGGAGGTGAGGTTGGACGTGGTGCTGATCAGCCCGTGGGTGAACTCGTGCGTGATGATGTCCATGTCCATGCAGAGCGAGCCGGTCGTGACGCCATCGCCGTCGCCGCACACCAGCTGGCTCCCATCCCAGAAGGCGTTGGTGTAGTTCGTGCTGTAGTGGACGATGGCTCGAAGCTGCCCGTCCGCGCCGTCGTAGGACTGCCGGTTGAAGAGGATGTTGTAGCAGTCGTAGGTGATGCCGAGGTTGTCGTAGGTCTTGTCCACGACGACGTCACTCGTGGGCGGGGCGCCCTCGGCCCGCTTCAAGGTGCCGGGAAGCGAGGTGCCGTTGTTCGCCGAGTAGACGCGGCGGCTGCGCGCGTTCTGGATGTCCGAGTCACGCAGGACGGGAGTGCCATCGAGTGCGTCCAGGAAGACGTGCTCCTGGACGGGCGTGCCGAGGTGCTCACCCGTGACCAGCACCTCGTAGGCCAGCTTCAGCCGCTGGTCCCGGGTGGAGCGGGCGTAGAGGAGCCGGGGCTCGCCCTCCACACGTACGCCGCCCGGGGTCGAGTCGAGCGCGGCGCGTTGGATGGCCTCGGGTGAGACCCTTGCCTCCTCGGGGTTGGGGACGGACTCGCCGTCGCGCGCCGAGCCGTTGGCGGCATAGACGCGGCCGGACGTATCCACGTGGAGGATGAGCTCGTGGCCGAATACGGGCAGGCCGTTGCGCACCTGTGCATAGCGGATGTGCGTGTGGCCCTGCTCGTCGCGCGAGGCGCGCTGCACGACGAGATCCTCGGCGCGCAGGTGGAACACGGGGGCGACGGCGGCCAGCGTGCTGCTGACGCGCTCATGGACTTCGCGCGCGGCGAGCCCCCGCACGGAGCCGCCCACCGAGCCGAGTTCGCCGCGAATCATGAAGGGGACACCATCCTCGTGCGTGCCGATGATCTCCGCTGAGGGCAGCGCGGCGAGGGCGGAGTGGGCGTCTTTGGTGGTGGTGGGTGCTTCCGTTCCTCCACAAGCCGCGAGCGAGAGCGACAAACAGGTTGCGAGCAGGCGATTGCGCATCGAGGGGTTCCTCCACTCGCGGCGGAATGCCGCGAAGGGAATCCATCATGCATTTCCATGCAGTGCAACCAGGACACTGGAATGGGTCGGCTGTCTGGTGTTGCATCCGCCAATGACTTCCAACTCCACGCGCGATGAGTGGACCAGGCGCAACTGTTGAGGAAGACGTTCGACTTCGACGTGTTCGCCTGCGTGAGCTGTGGAGACAGGCGGCGAGGATTGCCCATGGCAGGTGCGCGCCTGGCCTCAGCGCGAGGGCCACCCCAGGCCGCGTGGTGTTGAGGCTCGAGCAGCCACTGCCCTCAGGCCCACTCGTGGGCTCCCCTCCGCGGCCTTCCTCTGCCCCTCTGCTCCCCTCTCTGCCCTCCACATTTCCCCCATTCCTCTTATGCGCGCCTGTGGTGGCGGCGCTCACCGCGTGGCTGGTGCGAGGCGAGCGGCCCACGTGGATGCAGGCATTGGGCGCGCTGCTCGTCATTTCCGGCGCTGAACCCGCCTGTTCATTCCAACTTCGACGTGTGGTGCAGGAGCGCCTTCCACACGCCGCCGCGCTGCTCCCAGACGGCGCTGAAGGCGAGGGTTATCTCGAGCAGGCCCGAGCCCTGGAAGTCCACGCGCGCGAAGTAGACGCCGTTGATGAGCGCGACGGAGCCGGAGACGATGCGGACATCGAACCGCTGGAAGTCCTCGGTGTACCAGTTCACGTTCTGGATGAGCTGCAGGTAGTCCGCGATCCCCCGCTGCGCGCCCGTGTAATCGGTGTAGCTCCAGCTCGGATCGACATGGTGATCGAACCAGGCATGATCCTTGGCGCCGACGGCCCGGGTCCACGCGTGTAAGAGGGGGATGAGCTCCTGCTTCGCCTGCTCGGCGGAGATCTGCGGCATGGTCTGTACCTCCTTGCGGCTCGGGAATGGAAAGGCCGAAGCCCTTATACGCGCCGTCGCGACACGGTGAGGCCGTAGTCCTCGATCTTCTTGTCCAGCGTGGGGCGGCTGATGCCGAGCAGCTTCGCGGTGACGATCTTCTTTCCCCCGGAGGTGCGCAGGGCCTCGGCGATGGCATCGCGCTCCAGGCGGGAGACGCGCTCCTGCAGGTGCGCGCCTGGCCCCAGCGCGAGGGCCACCCCAGGCCGCGGGGTGTTGAGGCTCGAGCAGCCACTGCCCTCAGGCCCACACCCCCTGTCGCCCCCTCCAAGGAGGGCGGACCTGGCAGGCCTGTTCCCATGGGGTCTCCACCCACAGTGCACCGGCATGGCTCACAGCTCGTGGGCTCCCCTCCGCGCCCTTCCTCTGCCCCTCTGCTCCCCCCTCTGCCCTCCACATTTCCCCCATTCCTCTTATGCGCGCCCCGGCTCCGAGGTCTCCTCGGGCCGGGGTTTTTCTTTCGTACCTGCGCCGGCGAGACCCGGGCCCTACATGAAGATCCCAGGCGCCCCCTCGAGGGCCGCGCGCAGTTCCTCGACAGTTGTGTCGCTCTTCTTCGCAATGGTGGGCGCGTGCCACGCCGACGCGACCGTGCCCTTTGGCGGATCGCATACCGTCCTGATGACGGAGTCAAAGGACCCAGGCCACGCGCGCCGCGCCAGCTCCGCCGCATGCCGGCGTGCGTCCAGGAAGGTGAAGCACGGCCAGCGCGGCAGCCGAATCGAAGCCATGTCGCAATTGAAGAAGCGGCACCCCTCCAGCTGCGCCTCGGAGAAGTCGCAGTCGTCGATCCCACCCGCCCTCCACCTCTCGTCCACGTCCTCGCGGAAGCCGAAGTCATTGCCGGTGTAGCTACCCTTGAACCGGCACCCCTTCAGCTTCATCGTGGCCCACGGCAGGCCCTTCAGCTGGCCCTTCGCCTGAATGGTGCAGTTGACGAGCTGCCCTGATACCAAGCTCAGTGCGCGCCGCGCGGCACTGATGATGACCGTGCAGTCGCGCAGCGTCAGATCGGGGCCGAGCCAGTAGAACGGGCCCTTGCGCAGCTCCAGCCGCTCACCAACGATCTCTCGCTTCTCGTAGTGGATGTTCGGAGTCACACGGACCTCAGAAGAAGATCATGCGGAAGAAGGTGCTCGCCATCCGTCGCCCGTGAAGCGCGAAGTTGGACTCAGTGCCCGACAAAATCTCGTAATGGTAGCTCTGACCGCCCGGGCCGGTGATGTCTACACCGCGGCTGTTCCAGGACAAGCCCGGGAATCGGTCCTTCACCTGCGCCTCGACCCACCGCCCTCGAGCCTGTCGCTCCAGGAGATTCGCACGATGCTCCAGGCCGCGGCGCCGCATTCTGTCGATTGCCGCAACTTCGTCTTCCGACAGCATAGCCCGAGACCACTTCGCCGCCTCCTCTCTCACGGCCGCCTGCAGTTCGTCGCCCAGCCGGTCCTTCGCCGGAATGTCCCTGTAGCTCTTCCCTCGCGGCAGGTGCCACCGCTCGCCGCTGCTGAGGATGACCTGCTTGTTGCCACCACGGTGCTGGATGGCGATGGTGCCTGAGCGCCCTCCAGATGATCCCGAGCTGCCACTCCTCGTCAGGACGTTGATGGCCACTGGCGCCTGCGGGGAGGTGAGGACGACGAGGGCGCGGCTCTGCTCCACCACGACCTCCACCGCGGCCGCCTCCTCCATCGCCACCGCTACCGAGCCTTCCATGCCCTGGGCCGCCCACTGCGCCTGCACCTGGTTGAACTTGGGCAGCGAACGCACGTGCGTGACCACCTCGCCCAACGTCCGCCCGGTGAGGGTGGCTACCGCGAGAATGAGGGCCCGGGCCGCGTCCGTTCCTATCCGCTTGCCGAAGTCCTCGCCGGCGTCGCGCAGTTCCTCGAACGTAGTGGCCTCGTGCGCCGCGTGCGCCATGCGGGCCCACCCGTCCATGAGGCCCCACATGGCGTCCACGCCCAACCAGGCCAGGAGTACCACGGAGAGCGCGGCGGCGGCCGCCTTCGTGCTCGGCTCGGGTAGCAGCCAGAGCGCCAGGTACAGGCCGACAGCCCACACCAGGGAGGAGAGCAGCGCCTGCGGGCTGAGCTCGCGTCCGAGGGCCGCTCGCGTCTCGTCGAGCACTCCGCCGAAGGCCAGCGCGAGCGCCAGGGTGCGCCTGTCATCCGTGCGCAGGTAGGGCCCGTCCGTGAAGAGGCCCAGGCAGTCCCCGCCGCCGCGTGGCTGACACCACCGCAGGTACTTCGCCTTGAGAGCCGCCTCGGCCTCGGGGACGAGCGAACCCTTGTCGTTGAGGGGCACCAGGGTGAGGACCTTGTCCCGGTACACCTCGGCCAGCAGCTCCTCCTCGGGCATGGCCTGGAGCAGCCCCTGGGCGACCTCCTGGGGCGTCCCGTGCACCTGGGGGTGCTGGAGGAGCTGTGCCACCGCGCGCTGGTACTCCTCCCGCGTGACAGCCACCACCCGCGTCCTGCCGTGCGCCTCCACCTCGGCTGCGTACACAACCAGCACCGGCTGCAGCTCCCTTGGCGCCGCTCGCGCCTCGCTCTCCGCGGCCTCGTCTCTTGCCCGGCCGTCGCTGGCTGCCCTGCTTGACGCGGGCCCCTGCGACGCGCAGGCCGCATGGAAAATCAGGACAATGAGCCAGAGGGCCCCGGCCGACGCCCACGGTGGCGGGCCCCGCCGCCGAGCTTCGACCTGCGTATCGCTGCCCTCCCCCGCCTCAGGACTTCGGTGCTGCTCCGCCATGAACATTGGCCACCCCCAGGTGTAGCAGCCCCAGAGGATAGGACGCGGGACGGCCAACCATACAGGGGGGGCGGCGCCTGCGCGGGACGAGAAACAACTGGGGAGCGTTCCCGTGGTGGCGTTCACCCGCCTGCCCGGCACCGGGATTCCCGCGGCACCCAGCACGTCCTCGGGAACCGCGTCCACCCTGGGTGGCGTGCCCTGTACCGAGCGCACCTCCAGGCCTCCCTCGAAGTGTGCCACGGCCGGAGGGCCAGGCTCCTCGTTGCGCAGGGCCATGCCCGAGGGGGCTCGTACCGGAGCCCGAGCATGGAGGACTCCACCTTGCGTGAGCAGGCCAGGGTGCAGGCGCACTCACTGCAGCAGCGGCTGCGCTGGACGGAGGTGGACGTCCGGCCTCCTCCCAGCAAGCAGCCCCGGTGCGCCTTCCTGGAGGGCTTCTCCCTGCATGCCAATACGCACCTCCATGCCAACGACAGGCAGGGGCTGGGTGCGCTATGCATAATGCCCCTCTTCCTGGAGATGGGCTTTGGAATGGCTGCGCCCACCTGGTCCATACCCTCGGGCCTTGGCATCAGTCAGGCGCTTGATTGTCTGGCTGTCCAGCTTGAACCACCAGCAGCGCCCCATCCCGCCGCCCTCGACGCCCTTGAGCCAGCCCTCTTTTATCCAGTAATATACCATCCATTTTGTAACATTGAAATGTTCAGCCACCCCGCGCACCGAGTAGAGGCCATCGGCTCGGCGAGTGGGCTGCCGCCCCGCCTGCGGTGCCGAGGGCAAGCGATGTAGACCGTGGCGCCAGCGGACCCAACTCACTGCCTTCGCATCCCACGGACGCTCGACTCCGGAGCGCAGGCCGCGCCGATTGAGTTCGGCCGCGATCTCGTCATCGCTCTTCTTCTCTTCGAAGAGCATGCGAATGCTCTCGATAGCCTCGGCGGAGGTCTTCCTTGCATCGAATCGAGTACGGCGTGGAACGCTGAAGTCACTGACTGCCCCCGTCTGCCAGACCACCTGAATACGCGTCGTCCGCTCGGGCACTTCGATTGGGTTCAGCGTTACCTCCCGCACCAGGATGCGGAGGAGATTCTTGCGCTCTGCATGGGTCGTGCTCTTCGCATGCCAGACGCGAGGCAGGTCTTTGGCGAGAGCAAGGATTTTCGCCCGGTCCCTGTCCGTCAGTTCGAGCTTCTCGCGCTGGAGAACCGCCTGGTACTCGTGCTCAGTCTCTTCGAGTTCGCGAAGACGGTCGTTCCACTCGCGCTCAAGGGTCCGGGCCACGACACGGTTGTCTGGGTCAATGGCCTTATAGCGTCGCTCCGCCAGTTGAGCCTCATAGCGGACACGCTCCAAGCGCAACTTCCATTGGTGATGGACCTCGCCCACCTGGCGTTCCACCTCTCGGGCAACGGCGAGCCCGAGTTCGATTTCTGGGGGCTGGGTTACCTCGAGAAAGAGCCTGGCAATGGCCTCATCAATCGCTGCTGCTGCGACCATCCAGCACATGCTCTTGTCGCCACCTTCTGGCGTGGGACTACGGCACTCGTAGTACGCATGGCGTCGTAGGCCATGGTAGCGCGTCTGCATGCGGTGGCCACACTGCCCACACAGCACAAGTCCTTGCAGCAGCGCGTGCCCTTCCCGGGCAGCACCACGTTGGTCTGGCAACTTGGAGTTGGAGCGGTTTTCATGGAGCTTCTTCTGGTTGGCTTGGTACTCCTCCCAGGGAATGTATGCTGGGTGGTGGTCGCGCAGGCATACCTTCCATTCTTCCTTCGGCATCCGGGTGATGCGTCGTCGCTTCAACTGGCCATCCACCAACGCTAGTTGCTCCTCGCGACGGCCAAAGACGTAGGCACCCGCGTATGCGGGATTGTGAAGCATTTGGAGGAGGGTGCCATGACGTGCAGGGCCCCAGCGCACCTGATGCATGCGTTGATCTCGAACAGGCATCATCAACCCATTTCTCTCGAAGTAACGCATGACCGAGAAGGCGCTGCCCTCCACGCGGAAGCGCTCGAAGACCAGGCGCACCATGCGTTGGACCTGCTCGTCGGGGTCGAGGCGCAAGCGGTGAGTTGCTTCATCCCACTGGTAGCCGACTGGTGGCGGGAGAAAGAGCTCGCCCCGCCTGGCCTTGGAGAGCCTGCCCCCCTGCAGGCGCAGGCGCATCCAGTACTGCTTGGCCTCGCTCATGGTCCCTTTGAGACCGAGCAACAAGCGGTCATTATAATCCCGAGGGCTGTAGACCGAGTCCTCGTCTGCGATGAGGACATCGGCCAGGGCGCACAGTTCGAGCAGGCGGTGCCAGTCCGCTGAGGAGCAGGCCAGGCGCGAAACCTCCAGGGAGAAGATGGCGCCCACTCGTCCGCGTGCGACATCCTCGGCCAGCCGTTGGAACCCTGCACGCCAGCTCGCACTTGCACCACCCTGGCCCAGGTCCTCATCCAAGGTATCTATCCGCTCGGTCGGCCAACCCAGCTCCAATGCCCGCTGTTGCAGGGCATACTGGCGAGCGGTGGATTCATGGTGTTCGTGGACCTGCTTGAGTGTGGACTGTCGCAGGTAGACAATCGCGCGCCGCTCCAGATGGGTTGCTCGAATCTTCTCGTTCATCGCATTCCTCCGCGCTTGCGGCCTCGGCGCGAAGCATTTTGTGCAGGAGGGTTGTCCACGCTCTGAGGAGGTCTTGTCGGATTGCCGCGGGCAGTGTTGACCAAGGCAATGCGGGTTGAGGGGTTGGAGGAGGTGACATGGACAAAGCTATGCTCAGCTGCGGAGTCATAAGCAGGCGGCGGGGCATGCTCCTGGCGAAGTGCCACCTCTACGGCATCAGCGAGCTTGAGTAGGTCGGAAATGCCGAGGCGAACCTCACGACCGTCAATGCTGGGTGGAACCTGAGGCGAGGAGCGGTCCGTCCACTCGATGGGAAGCCTCATACACCAGCCAGGTGGGTACTCTACGTCGATGTACCGCCTGCCGTCCTGGCTACGGGCGGTGCGGATGAACGGCAACTGCACGCCCTGGAGCGGATGAGTCGGCAGGGTGATGGTCACGCAGCCCGAAACAGGTCCTGCATGTGTCGTAGTCTGCGAATGGGATGTGGAGCGGCTGTGCCGCTACGGGGCGCGCGGTGCGCTGGCGCTGGAGCGTTTGTCACGAGCGGAGGACGGCCGCATCGCCTACCGAATGAAGCGCCCGCTGCCGGACGGCACCACGCACCTGCTCTTCACCGGGCTGGAACTTTTACGGCGACACCTTTTCGGGGACACCTTTTCGGCGGCGGCCGAAGAAGAGGCCGCTCTGGGCCTCGGTGAAGGGGAAGAGCCCGGGCAGGTCCATGCCCTCTCTATAGTCCGGCGTGCCGGGTGCGCTCCACCCCGGGACCTCAGGGAATCATCACCACGCGGCCGACCACCTGCCCTTCCCGGGCATGGCGATGCGCCCCCACCGCCTC
This genomic window contains:
- a CDS encoding M4 family metallopeptidase, giving the protein MRNRLLATCLSLSLAACGGTEAPTTTKDAHSALAALPSAEIIGTHEDGVPFMIRGELGSVGGSVRGLAAREVHERVSSTLAAVAPVFHLRAEDLVVQRASRDEQGHTHIRYAQVRNGLPVFGHELILHVDTSGRVYAANGSARDGESVPNPEEARVSPEAIQRAALDSTPGGVRVEGEPRLLYARSTRDQRLKLAYEVLVTGEHLGTPVQEHVFLDALDGTPVLRDSDIQNARSRRVYSANNGTSLPGTLKRAEGAPPTSDVVVDKTYDNLGITYDCYNILFNRQSYDGADGQLRAIVHYSTNYTNAFWDGSQLVCGDGDGVTTGSLCMDMDIITHEFTHGLISTTSNLTSSGEPGGLNESLSNILAAVCESWTTGTWSTGADIWKIGEDTSLGGTVYSMADPAAHGALDYYTPLPSDVHDLAGISDLAFTLLSKGGKHPRGRSTLTVTGIGVEKAGRLFYKANTDYFTASTTLAQAKTYTELAADALYGTGSGMRTSVTQAWQAVGVGVVPAPCPPLANGTALTGLSGASGSVSCTYSISVPVGATHLKVETSGGTGDVDLYVKFGSAPTTSSFDCRPYLGGNTESCTFPTPSAGVYYIILRSFSAYSGVSLKASFTPPVGAYVFPNLSGASISEQFFSYNAAAGQAVTVTVSPGEGGSTGNVDLYVKFGSAPTSTAYDCRPYLSGNSERCTLTQSQAGTYYVMLKGYSAYTGVDLTISVP
- a CDS encoding nuclear transport factor 2 family protein, translated to MPQISAEQAKQELIPLLHAWTRAVGAKDHAWFDHHVDPSWSYTDYTGAQRGIADYLQLIQNVNWYTEDFQRFDVRIVSGSVALINGVYFARVDFQGSGLLEITLAFSAVWEQRGGVWKALLHHTSKLE
- a CDS encoding helix-turn-helix domain-containing protein, producing the protein MALALGPGAHLQERVSRLERDAIAEALRTSGGKKIVTAKLLGISRPTLDKKIEDYGLTVSRRRV
- the sitA5 gene encoding SitA5 family polymorphic toxin; the protein is MAEQHRSPEAGEGSDTQVEARRRGPPPWASAGALWLIVLIFHAACASQGPASSRAASDGRARDEAAESEARAAPRELQPVLVVYAAEVEAHGRTRVVAVTREEYQRAVAQLLQHPQVHGTPQEVAQGLLQAMPEEELLAEVYRDKVLTLVPLNDKGSLVPEAEAALKAKYLRWCQPRGGGDCLGLFTDGPYLRTDDRRTLALALAFGGVLDETRAALGRELSPQALLSSLVWAVGLYLALWLLPEPSTKAAAAALSVVLLAWLGVDAMWGLMDGWARMAHAAHEATTFEELRDAGEDFGKRIGTDAARALILAVATLTGRTLGEVVTHVRSLPKFNQVQAQWAAQGMEGSVAVAMEEAAAVEVVVEQSRALVVLTSPQAPVAINVLTRSGSSGSSGGRSGTIAIQHRGGNKQVILSSGERWHLPRGKSYRDIPAKDRLGDELQAAVREEAAKWSRAMLSEDEVAAIDRMRRRGLEHRANLLERQARGRWVEAQVKDRFPGLSWNSRGVDITGPGGQSYHYEILSGTESNFALHGRRMASTFFRMIFF
- a CDS encoding recombinase family protein; the protein is MNEKIRATHLERRAIVYLRQSTLKQVHEHHESTARQYALQQRALELGWPTERIDTLDEDLGQGGASASWRAGFQRLAEDVARGRVGAIFSLEVSRLACSSADWHRLLELCALADVLIADEDSVYSPRDYNDRLLLGLKGTMSEAKQYWMRLRLQGGRLSKARRGELFLPPPVGYQWDEATHRLRLDPDEQVQRMVRLVFERFRVEGSAFSVMRYFERNGLMMPVRDQRMHQVRWGPARHGTLLQMLHNPAYAGAYVFGRREEQLALVDGQLKRRRITRMPKEEWKVCLRDHHPAYIPWEEYQANQKKLHENRSNSKLPDQRGAAREGHALLQGLVLCGQCGHRMQTRYHGLRRHAYYECRSPTPEGGDKSMCWMVAAAAIDEAIARLFLEVTQPPEIELGLAVAREVERQVGEVHHQWKLRLERVRYEAQLAERRYKAIDPDNRVVARTLEREWNDRLRELEETEHEYQAVLQREKLELTDRDRAKILALAKDLPRVWHAKSTTHAERKNLLRILVREVTLNPIEVPERTTRIQVVWQTGAVSDFSVPRRTRFDARKTSAEAIESIRMLFEEKKSDDEIAAELNRRGLRSGVERPWDAKAVSWVRWRHGLHRLPSAPQAGRQPTRRADGLYSVRGVAEHFNVTKWMVYYWIKEGWLKGVEGGGMGRCWWFKLDSQTIKRLTDAKARGYGPGGRSHSKAHLQEEGHYA